In one window of Reinekea forsetii DNA:
- the fliJ gene encoding flagellar export protein FliJ, translating to MKRSVRLGIVEKLAKQREDQAAQALAQVRAQLDVENNRLLELGQYREEYLGYLDQQGALGISMQQWRRTQGFIDQLADLAQRQQITIDGWHAREQQVLDKWQLLYQRRKNIGQYIDKLSIEEVLVEDKKEQKVIDELISQRFR from the coding sequence GTGAAGCGCTCGGTCCGGCTGGGGATTGTCGAAAAATTGGCCAAGCAGCGTGAAGACCAGGCTGCGCAGGCTTTGGCCCAGGTGCGCGCGCAACTGGACGTTGAGAACAACCGGTTGTTGGAGTTGGGTCAATATCGCGAAGAGTACCTCGGCTATCTCGATCAGCAGGGGGCATTGGGCATCAGTATGCAGCAGTGGCGCCGAACGCAGGGCTTTATTGATCAGCTGGCGGATTTGGCGCAACGCCAACAGATTACTATTGACGGCTGGCACGCACGTGAACAGCAAGTCTTGGACAAGTGGCAGCTGCTCTATCAGAGACGCAAGAATATTGGCCAATATATCGACAAGTTGTCTATCGAAGAAGTCTTGGTCGAGGACAAAAAAGAACAAAAGGTGATCGATGAATTGATCAGTCAGCGTTTTCGTTGA
- a CDS encoding sensor histidine kinase: MQAVSRTSEAPAAAVTDLNKQSLEELQQAFSTFTAMSEELSGSYQVLEQRVVELSGELASLSAQRLTELNEKEQIAEQLASLLRLMPAAVVVLDNKGFIDQTNPAAESWLGQAMGFPDTERLLGKAWRQVVRLAFAPKQTDYHEVSLADGRLVSLATSPLDNSGQLIMMTDHTETRALQAQVARQERLTAMGQMVASLAHQVRTPLSAALLYASNLKSPRLTPTTHNQFVDKLVGRLHHLEKQVQDMLLYVKGECQLLNRLTLDQVVNLLQEAVAGLPGPAQARIHWQLQPSHAQVQCQSDVLISAFMNIINNALEAGDAQGTLTISSQVLDGQIEIAFRDTGPGMSAAHLAKVQEPFFTTKSHGTGLGVPVLIATVKAHKGQLNISSQLNVGTEFNVTLPIFVER; this comes from the coding sequence ATGCAAGCTGTATCTCGAACTTCGGAAGCACCGGCCGCCGCCGTAACAGATCTTAACAAACAGTCTCTGGAAGAGTTGCAGCAAGCGTTCTCGACCTTTACGGCCATGAGCGAAGAACTCTCCGGTAGCTATCAGGTGCTCGAACAACGGGTTGTTGAGCTCAGCGGTGAGTTAGCCAGCCTGTCGGCGCAGCGACTGACCGAGTTGAATGAGAAAGAGCAGATTGCTGAACAACTGGCTAGCCTATTGCGCCTAATGCCGGCTGCTGTGGTTGTGCTCGACAACAAGGGTTTCATCGATCAAACCAATCCGGCGGCGGAGAGCTGGCTCGGGCAGGCCATGGGCTTCCCCGACACCGAACGGCTGCTAGGCAAGGCTTGGCGGCAAGTAGTCCGCCTGGCGTTCGCTCCAAAACAAACCGATTACCATGAAGTGAGCCTAGCCGATGGCCGGCTGGTGAGCCTGGCCACCAGCCCGCTCGATAATTCCGGGCAGCTCATCATGATGACCGATCACACCGAAACGCGAGCCTTGCAGGCCCAGGTCGCGCGCCAAGAACGGCTCACGGCAATGGGTCAGATGGTTGCCTCGCTGGCACATCAGGTGCGTACGCCCTTGTCGGCGGCACTGCTCTACGCCTCGAACCTAAAAAGCCCGCGCTTAACACCGACGACCCACAATCAGTTTGTCGATAAGTTGGTTGGTCGCCTGCATCATCTGGAAAAACAGGTACAAGACATGCTGCTGTATGTCAAAGGGGAGTGTCAGCTGCTTAATCGCCTGACCCTAGATCAGGTCGTCAACCTTTTGCAGGAGGCGGTTGCCGGCTTGCCGGGACCGGCACAGGCGCGTATTCATTGGCAATTGCAGCCGTCCCATGCTCAGGTGCAGTGTCAGTCCGATGTATTAATTAGTGCCTTTATGAACATTATTAACAACGCATTGGAAGCCGGGGATGCCCAGGGGACCTTGACCATTAGCAGTCAGGTACTCGACGGGCAGATTGAGATCGCCTTTCGGGACACCGGCCCCGGCATGAGCGCGGCTCACCTGGCAAAAGTGCAGGAGCCCTTCTTTACCACTAAGAGCCATGGCACGGGCTTGGGTGTGCCGGTATTGATCGCGACAGTCAAGGCGCATAAAGGTCAATTGAACATAAGCAGTCAATTAAATGTTGGAACCGAATTTAATGTCACTTTGCCCATATTTGTTGAGAGGTAA
- the fliF gene encoding flagellar basal-body MS-ring/collar protein FliF, producing the protein MTENVPAAANTQMSPSKGSADDAQLPSSNFSPATSDRSDLIDKDDIPESRMHPLVAGFNKLTMARQFGLLVGLAASIALGLSVVLWSQKDTYRPLMNSTNSFDARGLIEVLQANKLEFDIDPASGVILVKQTDLHAARLAVAGAGLSDDQTVGYELLDESQPLGQSQFMENARYLRSLEGELARTIASINQVKTARVHLAIPKRSVFVRDQREPTASVFTELYASSELDKSSVKAIRNLVSTSIPELSAANVSIVDQRGRLLSDDEENREEELTNRQFDYQRKVEDNLLARVNSILGPIIGSDKFQAEVTADIDFTKVEQSEELFNPDLIAIRSEQTVNEQMASATQGGIPGALTNQPPTDATAPETLPDGTAANTTPISTRDEATRNYEVDRTLSFTQFQQGRVRRLTVAVVVDDLSILDPDTGEFVEKEWDDAAILRLRTLVQDAVGYDVSRGDSINVINSTFREIAEVEVLTAFYEQPWFWVIVKQVLAGIFVLILLFGLLRPAIRNLLAKGTDEQDESAEDAALANLDVDEYLIADDRVSLNSIDDFSLMGPSESFERQLEVLRGLIAEDPARVALVLQQWITSDD; encoded by the coding sequence ATGACAGAAAATGTACCCGCGGCAGCAAACACCCAGATGAGCCCTAGCAAGGGCTCAGCGGACGACGCTCAGCTGCCCTCATCCAACTTTTCACCGGCAACCAGTGATCGCTCGGACCTGATCGATAAGGACGACATCCCTGAGAGTCGGATGCATCCCCTTGTCGCAGGGTTCAATAAATTAACTATGGCCCGACAATTCGGGTTATTGGTGGGTTTGGCCGCCAGCATCGCCTTGGGCCTGAGTGTGGTGTTGTGGTCACAAAAAGATACCTATAGACCGCTGATGAACAGTACCAACAGCTTTGACGCCCGAGGCTTGATCGAGGTGCTGCAGGCCAATAAGTTAGAATTCGACATTGATCCGGCCAGCGGCGTGATATTGGTCAAACAGACCGATCTCCACGCGGCCCGTCTAGCCGTTGCCGGAGCCGGCCTGTCCGATGATCAGACCGTGGGTTACGAGTTATTGGATGAATCTCAGCCCCTCGGTCAATCCCAGTTTATGGAAAATGCTCGCTATCTGCGTAGCTTGGAAGGCGAATTGGCGCGCACTATCGCGTCCATCAATCAGGTCAAGACGGCGCGTGTCCATCTGGCTATCCCCAAGCGATCGGTTTTTGTGCGCGATCAACGCGAACCAACCGCCTCGGTGTTCACCGAGCTGTACGCCAGTTCCGAACTGGATAAGAGTTCGGTCAAGGCGATTCGCAACCTGGTGTCGACATCCATTCCAGAGTTGTCTGCCGCCAACGTGTCCATTGTTGATCAGCGCGGCCGGCTGCTCAGTGATGACGAAGAGAATCGCGAAGAAGAGCTGACCAATCGTCAGTTTGATTACCAGCGTAAGGTTGAAGACAATCTGTTGGCGCGGGTGAACTCAATTCTAGGCCCGATCATTGGCTCTGATAAATTTCAGGCGGAAGTCACCGCCGATATCGATTTCACCAAAGTTGAGCAATCCGAAGAGCTGTTCAACCCCGATTTGATTGCGATTCGCAGCGAACAGACGGTCAATGAGCAAATGGCGAGCGCTACTCAGGGCGGGATTCCGGGCGCGTTGACGAACCAGCCACCAACCGATGCGACCGCGCCGGAAACCCTACCCGACGGCACTGCTGCGAACACCACCCCGATATCAACGCGCGATGAAGCGACCCGTAACTATGAGGTTGACCGGACCCTGAGCTTCACCCAGTTTCAGCAAGGTCGAGTGCGCCGTCTGACCGTTGCAGTAGTTGTCGATGATCTGAGTATTTTGGATCCAGATACCGGTGAATTTGTCGAAAAGGAGTGGGACGACGCAGCGATTCTGCGACTGAGAACCCTGGTGCAAGATGCCGTTGGTTATGATGTGTCGCGGGGCGACAGTATTAACGTGATCAACTCAACCTTTAGGGAGATAGCAGAAGTCGAGGTCTTAACCGCCTTTTATGAGCAGCCCTGGTTTTGGGTCATTGTAAAGCAGGTCTTGGCCGGCATATTTGTCCTTATTCTGTTATTTGGTCTATTACGACCGGCGATACGCAACCTGCTCGCCAAGGGTACCGATGAGCAGGACGAGAGTGCCGAAGACGCTGCGCTCGCCAATCTCGATGTAGACGAATACCTTATTGCGGACGACCGAGTCAGTTTGAATTCGATTGATGATTTCTCCTTGATGGGCCCCTCTGAAAGTTTTGAGCGGCAGTTAGAAGTCTTGCGCGGCTTGATCGCGGAAGACCCCGCCCGTGTGGCCCTAGTGCTTCAACAATGGATAACGAGTGATGACTGA
- the fliG gene encoding flagellar motor switch protein FliG, which translates to MTENAKLPATTGGDDYKKSLVGLPKATRAAMLLMSVGEQDAAEVLKHMGHKEVQQVGTSMSVMPNVRQEQIEGVVKLFLEEVSGQSSMGAGADEYIRNMLNRALGEDKAGALIDRITMGGSTSGLDTLKWMEPRAVAEIIRNEHPQIQTIVLAYLDPDQAGDILAHFTDKVRLDIVMRVAALESVQPAALQELNAILEKQFSGSAGGQAQALGGVKTAAEIMNFLESSIEAEIMGGIKDVDDDLATQITDLMFVFADLVEVDDRGIQALLREVSTDSLKLALRGADDDLSEKLLGNLSKRAADILKDDMEAMGPVKISEVEQAQKEILGIAKRMSEAGEIMLGGAGAEAML; encoded by the coding sequence ATGACTGAAAACGCTAAGTTACCGGCCACCACGGGTGGCGACGATTATAAGAAATCGTTGGTTGGCCTGCCCAAGGCGACCCGAGCCGCCATGTTGCTGATGAGCGTCGGTGAGCAAGATGCCGCCGAAGTTCTTAAGCATATGGGGCATAAAGAAGTTCAACAGGTCGGCACCTCCATGTCGGTGATGCCCAATGTTCGCCAAGAGCAGATTGAGGGCGTGGTGAAGTTGTTCCTAGAAGAGGTCAGTGGCCAAAGCAGTATGGGCGCCGGTGCCGATGAGTATATTCGTAATATGCTCAACAGGGCCTTAGGCGAAGACAAGGCGGGGGCTCTGATCGATCGTATTACCATGGGCGGCAGTACCTCCGGTTTGGACACCCTGAAATGGATGGAGCCGAGGGCCGTAGCCGAAATCATCCGCAATGAGCACCCCCAGATACAAACTATCGTCTTGGCCTATCTGGATCCGGATCAGGCGGGCGATATTCTGGCGCATTTCACAGACAAGGTTCGCCTCGATATTGTTATGCGTGTGGCCGCATTGGAAAGTGTGCAGCCGGCCGCCTTGCAAGAATTAAATGCAATCTTGGAAAAGCAGTTCTCTGGTTCCGCCGGCGGCCAAGCTCAAGCTTTGGGTGGTGTGAAAACAGCTGCCGAAATCATGAACTTCCTCGAATCGAGCATTGAGGCTGAAATCATGGGTGGCATTAAGGATGTCGATGACGATCTGGCGACCCAGATTACCGATCTGATGTTTGTCTTTGCCGACCTCGTTGAAGTTGATGACCGTGGCATCCAGGCACTCTTGCGTGAAGTCAGCACCGATTCCTTAAAGCTTGCCTTACGTGGCGCGGACGATGATTTGTCTGAGAAGTTGCTCGGTAACCTGTCCAAACGGGCCGCTGATATTCTTAAGGATGATATGGAGGCCATGGGGCCTGTTAAGATTTCAGAGGTCGAACAGGCTCAGAAAGAGATTTTGGGTATTGCCAAACGAATGTCGGAAGCCGGCGAAATAATGTTGGGTGGTGCCGGTGCTGAAGCCATGTTGTAA
- a CDS encoding sigma-54-dependent transcriptional regulator, with product MWREIKLLLVEDNDQRRHDLKVILDFLGEDSIAVCGEDWLAKAKDSVDSATDLVGILIGDMGQSLAKAIESVKDWDAGVPVILLGEHPDSELLDDELRARIIAKLSFPPTYNKLLDTLHRAQLYREQYDLTRGRDQRRELNLFRSLVGSSRSVQTVREMMAQVADKEVTVLITGESGTGKEVVARNLHYNSHRRHKPFVPVNCGAIPVELIESELFGHEKGAFTGAITTRAGRFEMADGGTLFLDEIGDLPLNMQVKLLRVLQERTFERVGGSKTYSADVRVVAATHRNLEEMIEHGSFREDLFYRLNVFPIEMPALRERHEDIPLLLNELVARLENEKRGSIRFNSGAIMSLIQHDWPGNVREMANLVERLVIMHPYGVIGVQELPNKYRHVDEQDDDFLPLNVIALADESRPYVMSEQSAALLPVNGLDLKEYLTDLEKSLIQQALDDAQGVVARAAEKLHIRRTTLVEKMRKYDINRRDVLNPVD from the coding sequence ATGTGGAGAGAAATAAAGCTGTTATTGGTTGAAGATAATGACCAGCGGCGCCACGATCTTAAAGTGATATTGGACTTCTTGGGTGAAGACAGCATAGCCGTCTGCGGTGAAGATTGGCTGGCCAAGGCCAAGGATTCGGTCGACAGTGCGACCGACCTGGTTGGTATTTTGATCGGTGACATGGGCCAATCCCTAGCCAAGGCGATCGAGTCTGTTAAGGACTGGGATGCCGGTGTACCGGTCATTCTTTTGGGTGAGCACCCCGACAGCGAGCTGCTCGATGACGAGTTGCGTGCGCGTATCATTGCCAAGCTTAGCTTCCCGCCAACCTATAATAAGTTGCTCGATACCTTGCATCGAGCGCAACTGTATCGCGAACAATACGACCTGACGCGCGGACGGGATCAGCGTCGCGAACTCAATCTTTTTCGCAGCCTGGTAGGCAGTAGTCGGAGCGTGCAGACTGTGCGCGAAATGATGGCCCAGGTCGCCGATAAAGAGGTCACCGTGCTCATTACCGGGGAAAGCGGCACTGGTAAGGAGGTTGTGGCACGTAACCTTCATTACAATTCCCATCGCCGACATAAGCCCTTTGTGCCAGTAAACTGCGGCGCTATCCCGGTTGAACTGATCGAAAGTGAATTGTTTGGTCATGAGAAGGGCGCCTTCACCGGCGCCATTACCACCCGAGCCGGTCGATTTGAGATGGCCGATGGCGGTACGCTATTTCTCGATGAAATCGGCGATTTACCACTCAATATGCAGGTTAAGCTGTTGCGTGTCTTGCAGGAGCGCACCTTTGAGCGTGTCGGCGGCAGTAAAACCTATTCGGCCGATGTTCGGGTCGTGGCGGCCACTCACCGTAATTTAGAAGAAATGATCGAGCACGGCAGTTTTCGCGAGGACCTGTTTTATCGCCTGAATGTGTTCCCGATCGAGATGCCGGCCTTACGTGAGCGACATGAAGATATACCGTTGTTGTTGAACGAGCTGGTGGCGCGTCTGGAAAATGAGAAGCGCGGCTCCATTCGCTTCAACTCTGGCGCGATAATGTCCCTGATTCAGCATGACTGGCCGGGTAACGTGCGGGAGATGGCGAACCTGGTTGAGCGTTTGGTTATCATGCATCCCTACGGCGTCATCGGTGTCCAGGAGCTGCCCAATAAATACCGTCACGTCGATGAACAGGATGATGATTTTTTACCGCTTAATGTGATTGCATTGGCCGATGAAAGCCGACCCTATGTGATGTCCGAGCAATCCGCCGCGTTATTGCCGGTAAACGGTTTGGATCTCAAGGAATACCTTACGGATCTGGAAAAAAGCCTTATTCAACAAGCCTTGGACGACGCCCAAGGGGTGGTGGCGCGTGCGGCTGAAAAGCTGCATATCCGCCGCACCACCCTGGTCGAAAAGATGCGCAAATACGATATCAACCGCCGGGATGTCCTCAATCCGGTCGATTAG
- the fliI gene encoding flagellar protein export ATPase FliI, whose translation MSEQPLSDFIADCEQRVDTEIHPICQGRLTRMVGLTLEAVGLNASVGQRCQVIDQQQVIEAEVVGFHDEKTFLMPIQAVHSLRPGARVVPLETGNDLVLGDELLGRVVNGFGEAIDGKGELRCRVQQSLNGSIINPLHRAPIRQPLDVGIRAINSLLTVGRGQRLGLFAGSGVGKSVLLGMMTKFTDADITIVGLIGERGREVKEFIEDILGEDGLARSVVVASPADDAPLLRLRAAQYTTAIAEYFRSQGKSVLLLMDSLTRYAQAQREIALAIGEPPVTKGYPPSVFARIPQLVERAGNAEVGGGSITAFYTVLTEGDDQQDPVADASRAILDGHFVLNRKLAEEGHYPAIDIEQSISRAMPQVVSDEHLKTAQSAKQLWSTYAQNKDLIAIGAYTKGTNPEIDKAISLYPTLRDFLRQGLREQVPFKQSVQLLTGVVNSAPAAAAAGAGMAGGRPLRQNRPAAPAKPQ comes from the coding sequence ATGAGTGAACAGCCGCTAAGCGATTTTATCGCCGATTGCGAGCAGCGGGTCGACACAGAAATTCATCCAATCTGCCAGGGGCGTTTAACCCGAATGGTTGGCCTAACCTTAGAAGCTGTTGGTCTCAACGCCAGCGTCGGGCAGCGCTGTCAGGTCATCGATCAACAGCAAGTCATCGAGGCCGAAGTGGTCGGTTTCCACGATGAGAAAACCTTCTTAATGCCGATCCAAGCGGTGCATTCATTGCGCCCCGGCGCGCGTGTGGTGCCATTGGAAACTGGGAATGATCTGGTATTGGGCGATGAATTGCTCGGACGAGTAGTGAACGGCTTTGGCGAGGCCATCGATGGGAAGGGTGAGTTGCGCTGCCGCGTGCAACAAAGTTTGAATGGTTCAATTATAAATCCACTTCATCGGGCCCCCATACGTCAGCCATTGGATGTCGGCATCCGCGCTATTAACTCGCTCTTGACGGTGGGTCGCGGGCAGCGTTTGGGACTGTTTGCCGGGTCGGGTGTGGGTAAGTCGGTCTTGCTTGGCATGATGACCAAATTCACCGATGCCGACATCACCATCGTCGGGCTGATCGGGGAGCGGGGCCGTGAGGTTAAGGAGTTTATTGAAGATATTCTAGGCGAGGATGGCTTGGCGCGCAGCGTCGTTGTCGCCTCGCCGGCCGATGATGCGCCATTGCTGCGCTTGCGTGCAGCCCAATACACCACGGCGATTGCCGAATATTTTCGTTCGCAAGGCAAGTCTGTGCTATTGCTGATGGACTCCCTTACCCGTTACGCTCAGGCCCAGCGCGAGATTGCCTTGGCCATCGGCGAACCGCCGGTGACCAAGGGCTATCCGCCGTCAGTCTTTGCACGCATTCCACAACTGGTTGAGCGGGCCGGCAACGCCGAAGTGGGCGGCGGCTCCATTACCGCCTTTTATACTGTGCTCACGGAAGGCGATGACCAGCAAGATCCGGTCGCCGACGCGTCACGCGCCATCTTGGACGGGCACTTTGTGCTCAATCGGAAGCTGGCCGAAGAGGGCCACTATCCGGCGATCGATATTGAACAGAGCATCAGTCGTGCGATGCCTCAGGTGGTGTCGGATGAACACCTGAAAACGGCCCAGTCGGCCAAGCAGCTCTGGTCGACCTATGCCCAGAACAAGGATCTTATCGCCATTGGTGCCTACACCAAGGGTACCAATCCAGAAATCGATAAGGCCATCAGCCTGTATCCGACCTTGCGCGATTTTTTGCGCCAGGGTTTGCGTGAACAGGTGCCTTTCAAACAGTCCGTTCAGCTATTGACGGGTGTTGTCAACTCAGCCCCGGCCGCAGCCGCTGCCGGAGCGGGTATGGCCGGTGGTCGACCCTTGCGTCAGAATCGACCGGCGGCCCCGGCTAAGCCACAGTGA
- a CDS encoding sigma-54-dependent transcriptional regulator, with product MKILIVEDDASLREAVSDTLTLQDYAVVCAESGESAIVALKEQSFDFIVSDVSMPGMSGHDLLDYVRQNYPQIPMLLVTAYAAVDKAVDAMHKGAVDYLVKPFAPDQLIDLIEQHSPRLPQSGSEPVAADAASQHVLALARKVAVTDSTILISGESGTGKEVLARYIHQHSGRANGPFIAINCAAIPENMLEATLFGHEKGSFTGAVASHPGKFEQANGGTILLDEISEMDMGLQAKLLRVLQEKEVERIGGRKVIELDVRVLATTNRSMAEEVSSGRFREDLFYRLSVFPLQWAPLRNRKADILPLAENLLRKHGQKMHKPGLTFDESAKVVLLAHGWPGNVRELDNAIQRALILQSGQWISGYDLGLSGEHLIDFEAHRDALIVASGSTDSNVDLPAMVTSAPGKNEGIHADMKHREFELILNALRVHSGRKNRAADHLGISSRTLRYKLARMRELGMDVDSAIAGIR from the coding sequence GTGAAAATCCTAATAGTCGAAGATGACGCCAGCTTACGGGAAGCCGTGAGCGATACCCTGACGTTACAGGACTACGCTGTGGTCTGTGCCGAATCGGGTGAGTCGGCAATTGTCGCGCTCAAAGAGCAATCTTTTGATTTTATCGTCTCCGACGTTAGCATGCCGGGCATGAGTGGCCACGATTTACTCGATTATGTGCGGCAAAACTACCCGCAAATCCCGATGCTCTTGGTGACCGCCTATGCCGCGGTCGATAAGGCCGTCGATGCCATGCATAAGGGCGCTGTCGACTACCTGGTAAAGCCCTTTGCACCGGATCAGCTGATCGATTTAATTGAACAGCACAGTCCACGGCTGCCGCAGTCGGGCAGTGAGCCGGTCGCCGCCGATGCCGCCAGTCAACACGTTTTGGCCCTAGCGCGTAAGGTCGCAGTAACCGACAGCACCATTTTAATTTCCGGCGAAAGCGGCACCGGCAAAGAGGTGTTGGCACGCTATATTCATCAACACTCGGGTCGAGCCAATGGGCCCTTTATCGCCATCAATTGTGCGGCCATTCCGGAAAACATGTTGGAAGCAACGCTCTTTGGTCATGAAAAAGGGTCCTTTACCGGTGCCGTTGCCAGTCATCCGGGTAAGTTTGAACAGGCCAATGGCGGCACCATCCTGCTCGATGAGATTTCCGAGATGGATATGGGCTTACAAGCCAAGCTGCTGCGCGTGCTGCAAGAAAAAGAAGTCGAGCGCATCGGCGGTCGCAAGGTGATTGAGCTCGATGTCCGTGTCTTGGCGACGACCAACCGTTCGATGGCCGAGGAAGTCAGCTCGGGCCGGTTTCGGGAAGATCTATTTTACCGCTTGAGTGTGTTTCCCTTGCAGTGGGCGCCATTGCGCAACCGTAAGGCCGATATCCTGCCATTGGCCGAGAATCTATTGCGTAAACATGGCCAAAAAATGCATAAGCCTGGCTTAACCTTTGATGAGAGCGCCAAGGTGGTCTTGTTGGCGCATGGCTGGCCGGGTAATGTCCGAGAATTGGATAACGCCATCCAACGTGCCCTGATTCTGCAGAGTGGCCAGTGGATTAGCGGATATGACTTGGGTTTGTCGGGTGAGCATTTGATTGATTTTGAGGCCCATCGCGACGCTTTGATCGTGGCCTCAGGCTCGACCGATTCCAATGTCGATTTGCCGGCAATGGTTACATCGGCCCCGGGTAAAAATGAGGGCATCCACGCCGATATGAAACATCGTGAATTCGAACTGATTTTGAACGCTCTGCGGGTGCACAGCGGGCGTAAGAATCGCGCCGCAGACCACTTGGGTATATCATCCCGAACGTTGCGTTATAAGTTGGCACGGATGCGAGAGTTGGGTATGGATGTGGATTCTGCGATTGCCGGAATACGCTAA
- the fliE gene encoding flagellar hook-basal body complex protein FliE, with translation MVDRVDIQGVLEQMRSIRSQVTPPSDQDASNSAFAKTIEQMRKQINNSSQSNQLQQQVEAIGGEFSGSVTAPTPTGSVPSFGDMFKSAVDTVNSNQKTANEMSSRYEQGDPGVDLPEVMIALQKSSVSFQAMTQVRNKMIEAYKEIINMPL, from the coding sequence ATGGTAGATCGAGTCGATATACAGGGTGTGCTTGAGCAGATGCGTTCAATACGCAGTCAGGTTACCCCGCCAAGTGACCAAGATGCCTCTAACTCAGCCTTTGCCAAGACCATCGAGCAGATGCGTAAGCAGATCAATAATTCCAGTCAAAGCAACCAGCTGCAGCAACAGGTCGAAGCGATTGGCGGTGAGTTTTCTGGCTCGGTGACGGCCCCGACGCCGACCGGGTCGGTACCGAGTTTTGGCGATATGTTCAAATCGGCTGTCGATACGGTGAATAGCAATCAAAAAACGGCCAACGAAATGTCATCCCGCTACGAGCAGGGCGATCCCGGGGTGGATCTACCCGAGGTGATGATTGCCTTGCAAAAATCGAGTGTGTCTTTTCAAGCGATGACCCAGGTCCGTAACAAAATGATTGAAGCGTACAAAGAAATCATCAACATGCCACTCTAA
- a CDS encoding flagellar assembly protein FliH yields MSSDSKPILRRKDVISAANLPLVKWDKNGLVVDGAPKAKASAEVVESVDEVAHETIKAPTVKELESIREDAYNEGFEQGFESGMTQGHSAGQTEGHAEGLIAGQEKGTEQGLAAGTAKGELAEAKKNKEKLAVFEALTAAFKAQMPHEQAELEQALLSLSIRIARQIIRDELRAEPSHIAAVVHAAVQSLPNPDEKLTLSVNPSELEFVTSFAEKHWQLEGDVKVSVGGCKIKTQYSYVDYTLEHRFDAAVRHLMTKLGEDSAKASQSPLSEQPLIGELGEPDADLAQAELEAEPVVSEAEPEPTVAEATAPKAEPAPAEAEATAPKAEPAPAEAEPVVFEAEPEPEPTVAEATAPKAEPAPAVAEATAPKAEPAPAEAEPVVSEAEPEPAAAEATAPEAEPAPAEAEPAEAEPAVADPSAITTEPPEETFSESETLIDQSPEADSEPVHE; encoded by the coding sequence ATGTCTTCTGATAGTAAGCCAATATTACGTCGTAAAGATGTCATCAGCGCGGCCAACTTGCCCCTGGTGAAATGGGACAAAAATGGTCTCGTGGTCGATGGTGCGCCTAAAGCGAAGGCCAGCGCCGAGGTCGTTGAAAGCGTCGACGAAGTGGCGCATGAAACGATAAAGGCACCGACCGTAAAGGAACTGGAGTCGATTCGTGAGGATGCCTATAACGAAGGCTTCGAGCAGGGATTTGAAAGTGGCATGACGCAGGGTCATTCAGCAGGCCAAACCGAAGGCCACGCCGAAGGCCTAATTGCGGGCCAAGAAAAAGGTACCGAGCAGGGTCTTGCCGCCGGAACCGCCAAGGGCGAACTGGCCGAGGCAAAGAAAAACAAAGAAAAGCTAGCGGTGTTTGAAGCACTAACAGCCGCCTTTAAGGCGCAAATGCCGCATGAACAGGCCGAGTTGGAGCAGGCCCTGTTATCACTGTCGATTCGTATTGCGCGCCAGATAATACGCGACGAGTTGCGCGCGGAGCCCAGCCATATCGCCGCGGTGGTGCATGCTGCGGTGCAGAGCTTGCCCAACCCAGATGAGAAGTTGACGCTATCGGTCAATCCGAGTGAATTGGAGTTTGTCACCTCGTTTGCCGAGAAGCACTGGCAACTGGAGGGCGACGTCAAGGTCAGTGTCGGCGGCTGTAAAATTAAAACTCAATACAGCTACGTCGACTATACCTTGGAACACCGTTTTGATGCCGCCGTTAGACATCTGATGACCAAATTAGGCGAGGACAGTGCGAAAGCATCCCAATCGCCCCTGTCAGAGCAACCGTTGATCGGAGAGCTAGGCGAGCCTGATGCCGATCTCGCGCAAGCAGAGCTCGAAGCCGAACCGGTTGTGTCTGAAGCTGAGCCTGAGCCAACAGTAGCCGAAGCAACAGCGCCGAAAGCTGAACCCGCGCCAGCAGAAGCCGAAGCAACAGCGCCGAAAGCCGAACCCGCGCCAGCAGAAGCCGAACCGGTAGTGTTTGAAGCTGAGCCTGAGCCTGAGCCAACAGTAGCCGAAGCAACAGCGCCGAAAGCTGAACCCGCGCCAGCAGTAGCCGAAGCAACAGCGCCGAAAGCCGAACCCGCGCCAGCAGAAGCCGAACCGGTAGTGTCTGAAGCTGAGCCTGAGCCAGCAGCAGCCGAAGCAACAGCGCCGGAAGCCGAACCCGCGCCAGCAGAAGCCGAACCAGCAGAAGCCGAACCAGCAGTGGCTGATCCGTCGGCGATCACAACCGAACCCCCGGAAGAGACGTTTTCTGAGTCGGAAACGCTTATCGATCAAAGCCCCGAGGCCGATTCGGAACCCGTCCATGAGTGA